One Rhipicephalus microplus isolate Deutch F79 chromosome 4, USDA_Rmic, whole genome shotgun sequence genomic window carries:
- the LOC119168235 gene encoding uncharacterized protein LOC119168235, translating to MGYDLRSRLDNAVSIPPSPVDRPPLDGWQPGEPVWVRNFGRGEPWTPASITSTDGARLVNADGPEGETIRRHSDQVKPRELEHDQGEVGDSRCLETAGGALAGGTPRRAPTRSEIAGSPSTPVLRRSGRQRKPPDRYSP from the coding sequence ATGGGCTACGATCTTCGCTCCAGGCTGGACAACGCAGTGTCCATTCCGCCCTCACCAGTTGACCGTCCCCCCCTCGATGGGTGGCAGCCCGGGGAGCCAGTCtgggtgaggaacttcgggcgagGCGAGCCGTGGACTCCAGCCAGCATTACATCGACAGACGGAGCCCGCCTGGTGAATGCCGATGGTCCGGAGGGGGAAACCATTAGGCGCCACAGCGACCAGGTGAAGCCACGGGAGTTGGAGCATGACCAGGGAGAAGTCGGTGACTCTCGGTGCCTCGAAACTGCCGGCGGGGCCCTAGCAGGAGGAACACCGAGGCGAGCGCCAACAAGGAGCGAGATCGCCGGGAGCCCCTCAACTCCGGTGTTGCGTCGCTCGGGCCGGCAACGCAAACCCCCAGACCGTTACTCACCGTAG